The proteins below come from a single Serpentinimonas raichei genomic window:
- the paaD gene encoding 1,2-phenylacetyl-CoA epoxidase subunit PaaD, which yields MPATDLSHAAEAGTRERLWAALDQLCDPEIPVLTLREMGILRDLRPAADAPEVWEVLITPTYSGCPAMDQIEDDVRATVQGLGLPVRVLRQLAPAWSTDSMSPAAREKLRAYGIAAPLPCAAAVAAGPERLRFVRGAADPAPPVPCPRCGSLHTVETSHFGSTACKALYKCLDCQEPFDYFKPY from the coding sequence ATGCCCGCCACCGACTTGAGCCACGCTGCCGAGGCCGGCACCCGCGAGCGCCTCTGGGCCGCCCTGGACCAGCTGTGCGACCCAGAAATCCCGGTGCTGACGCTGCGCGAAATGGGCATCTTGCGCGATCTGCGCCCGGCTGCCGACGCACCCGAGGTCTGGGAGGTGCTGATCACCCCGACCTACAGCGGCTGCCCGGCCATGGACCAGATCGAGGACGATGTGCGCGCCACCGTGCAGGGCTTGGGTTTGCCCGTGCGGGTGCTGCGCCAACTGGCCCCGGCCTGGAGCACCGACTCCATGAGCCCCGCCGCGCGCGAGAAACTGCGCGCCTACGGCATCGCGGCCCCCCTGCCTTGTGCCGCCGCGGTGGCTGCCGGCCCCGAGCGGCTGCGCTTCGTGCGCGGGGCCGCCGACCCGGCGCCGCCGGTGCCGTGCCCGCGCTGCGGCTCGTTGCACACGGTCGAGACCTCGCACTTTGGCTCCACCGCCTGCAAAGCGCTCTACAAATGCCTGGACTGCCAGGAGCCATTCGACTACTTCAAGCCCTACTGA
- a CDS encoding zf-TFIIB domain-containing protein: MKCPNCVNVELVMSDRQGVEIDYCPQCRGVWLDRGELDKLIERSLGQAPAGRSGAQVRQPDFEDSDFRQRSGGFAQGGGLGSKLGGLAGGLKGGLGGGLSGGFAAGSGQKKKKSWLSDIFD; encoded by the coding sequence ATGAAATGCCCCAACTGCGTGAATGTGGAGCTGGTGATGAGCGATCGCCAGGGCGTGGAGATCGACTACTGCCCCCAGTGCCGTGGCGTCTGGCTGGATCGTGGCGAACTCGACAAGCTGATCGAGCGCAGTCTCGGCCAGGCCCCGGCCGGGCGCAGCGGCGCCCAAGTTCGTCAACCGGATTTTGAAGACTCCGACTTTCGCCAGCGCAGCGGTGGCTTCGCGCAGGGCGGTGGGCTGGGCAGCAAACTGGGTGGCTTGGCCGGTGGTCTCAAGGGCGGGCTGGGCGGCGGGCTCTCGGGCGGTTTTGCTGCCGGCTCCGGCCAGAAAAAGAAAAAATCGTGGTTGAGCGATATTTTTGACTGA
- a CDS encoding LysR family transcriptional regulator, translated as MSLSYSYRHLYYFWIVAQEGGMSKAAARLDMAVQTVSAQVRELEKALGCQLLKPAGRGVALTEAGVLAARQAQQIFELGEALPALLRQAALAPRVRLAVGLADGLPKLEVLRLLRPVLDVPDLHLICHDGEIDDLLADLAMHRLDVVLTDHPVSSRAHLKVHHHRLASSAYGWFAAPPWLHAAQRAFPAALQGVPLLLPTRHASVRAQLDQWLARHGLTPRIAGEFEDSALLETFGGQGMGVFPAALALAETLQQRHGASLVGVCEGVAAPCYALSLERRVAHPLLRRLLEQSA; from the coding sequence ATGAGCCTCTCTTACAGCTACCGCCACCTGTACTACTTCTGGATCGTGGCCCAGGAGGGTGGCATGTCCAAAGCCGCCGCGCGGCTCGACATGGCGGTGCAGACCGTGAGCGCGCAAGTGCGCGAGCTGGAAAAGGCGCTGGGCTGCCAGTTGCTCAAACCGGCCGGGCGCGGTGTGGCCCTGACCGAGGCCGGTGTGCTGGCCGCGCGCCAAGCGCAGCAGATTTTCGAGCTCGGCGAGGCGCTGCCCGCGCTGCTGCGCCAGGCGGCGCTGGCGCCCAGGGTGCGGCTGGCGGTGGGCCTGGCCGACGGGCTGCCCAAGCTGGAGGTGCTGCGCCTGCTGCGCCCGGTGCTGGATGTGCCCGATCTGCACCTGATCTGCCACGACGGCGAGATCGACGACCTGCTGGCCGATCTGGCCATGCACCGGCTCGATGTGGTGCTGACCGACCACCCGGTGAGCAGCCGCGCGCACCTGAAGGTGCACCACCACCGCTTGGCCAGCAGCGCCTACGGCTGGTTCGCTGCGCCGCCTTGGCTGCATGCGGCGCAGCGCGCTTTCCCGGCTGCGCTGCAAGGGGTGCCGCTGTTGCTGCCCACACGCCACGCCAGTGTGCGCGCGCAACTCGACCAGTGGCTGGCGCGGCACGGCCTGACGCCGCGCATCGCCGGCGAGTTTGAAGACAGCGCCCTGCTGGAAACCTTCGGTGGCCAAGGCATGGGGGTGTTCCCGGCCGCGCTGGCGCTGGCCGAGACGCTGCAGCAGCGCCATGGCGCCTCGCTCGTCGGCGTCTGCGAAGGCGTGGCCGCCCCCTGCTACGCCCTCAGCCTGGAGCGCCGGGTGGCGCATCCGCTGCTGCGCCGCCTGCTCGAACAAAGCGCTTGA
- the paaB gene encoding 1,2-phenylacetyl-CoA epoxidase subunit PaaB, which translates to MNATPALKDWPLWEVFVRSKQGLEHKHCGSLHASDAAHALQMARDVYTRRQEGVSIWVVPSSAISASAPQDKEEFFEPAADKIYRHPTFYEIPAEVGHM; encoded by the coding sequence ATGAACGCCACACCCGCTTTGAAAGACTGGCCGCTGTGGGAGGTATTCGTCCGCAGCAAGCAGGGCCTGGAGCACAAACACTGCGGCAGCCTGCACGCCAGCGACGCCGCGCACGCGCTGCAAATGGCGCGCGACGTGTACACCCGGCGCCAGGAGGGCGTGAGCATCTGGGTGGTGCCATCGAGCGCCATCAGCGCCAGTGCGCCGCAGGACAAAGAGGAGTTCTTCGAGCCGGCGGCCGACAAAATCTATCGGCACCCGACTTTTTACGAGATTCCAGCCGAAGTGGGGCATATGTGA
- the paaC gene encoding 1,2-phenylacetyl-CoA epoxidase subunit PaaC, which produces MEATQTDFRLAYLLHLADNAVVLGQRNAQWCGHGPAIEEDLAMANISLDLIGQARLLYQLVAQSLGEGVTEDTLAYFRDDTEFRNYTLLELPHHGPLVGYAITDLDYATTLVRNFLYSALMVLRWEALQQSSDPELAAIAAKSLKETRYHLRHARDWMLRLGDGTAESQARMQAALEHLMPYTQEFWSESEVEAAAAASGLGVEMGSLRAAWDALLDQTLAEATLRRPSASGYLTRGKQGLHSEHLGFLLAEMQCLARAHPGAQW; this is translated from the coding sequence ATGGAGGCGACCCAGACCGACTTTCGTCTCGCCTACCTGCTGCACTTGGCCGACAACGCCGTGGTGCTGGGGCAGCGCAACGCCCAGTGGTGCGGCCACGGCCCCGCGATCGAGGAAGACTTGGCCATGGCCAACATCAGCCTGGACCTGATCGGGCAGGCGCGGCTGCTGTATCAGTTGGTGGCGCAGAGCCTGGGGGAGGGCGTGACCGAAGACACGCTGGCCTACTTTCGCGACGACACCGAGTTCCGCAACTACACCTTGCTGGAGCTGCCGCACCACGGCCCGCTGGTCGGCTATGCCATCACCGACCTCGATTACGCCACCACCCTGGTTCGCAACTTCCTCTACAGCGCCTTGATGGTGCTGCGCTGGGAGGCGCTGCAGCAATCCAGCGATCCCGAGCTGGCCGCCATCGCCGCCAAATCGCTCAAAGAAACGCGCTACCACCTGCGCCACGCGCGCGATTGGATGCTGCGCTTGGGCGACGGCACGGCCGAGTCGCAGGCGCGCATGCAAGCGGCGCTGGAGCACCTGATGCCCTACACCCAGGAGTTCTGGAGCGAGAGCGAGGTCGAGGCGGCCGCCGCCGCCAGTGGGCTCGGGGTCGAGATGGGAAGCTTGCGCGCCGCCTGGGACGCCCTGCTCGACCAGACCCTGGCCGAAGCCACCTTGCGCCGCCCCAGCGCCAGCGGTTATCTGACGCGCGGCAAGCAGGGCCTGCATTCGGAGCACCTGGGCTTTTTGTTGGCCGAGATGCAGTGCCTGGCGCGCGCCCACCCCGGCGCGCAGTGGTAG
- a CDS encoding 2Fe-2S iron-sulfur cluster-binding protein, whose product MSASRFHPLTVKRISPEAAGSLALTFDIPASQRETFGFEPGQFLTLRAQVDGQELRRTYSICSPRSRLQQQGEIEIGIRPVPGGVFSNWAARAIRVGDTLQVLPPEGAFTVKKARAIHRVGFAAGSGITPILSIAASTLQEQPESKFTLVFGNRRMASVMFNEALQDLKDTYPSRFTMIHILSRQAQEVDLLQGRIDQAKVQALIDTLLPARSMDEVFVCGPEAMIEATQAALQAAGVPAHRIYTERFTTSAAVAVRVQADRDAQGLQQDAAKAALGVRMELLLDGKRHELALGRDESVLDAALEAGLDLPYSCKSGVCCTCRAKVLEGQVAMQQNFGLHADEVARGFVLTCQARAQSERLRLSFDER is encoded by the coding sequence ATGTCTGCATCCCGTTTTCATCCCCTCACGGTCAAGCGCATCAGCCCCGAAGCGGCGGGCTCCTTGGCGCTGACCTTCGACATCCCGGCCTCGCAGCGCGAGACCTTCGGTTTCGAGCCCGGCCAATTCCTCACCCTGCGCGCCCAGGTGGACGGCCAGGAGCTGCGCCGCACCTACTCCATCTGCAGCCCGCGCAGCCGCTTGCAGCAGCAGGGCGAGATCGAGATCGGCATCCGCCCGGTGCCGGGGGGCGTGTTTTCCAATTGGGCCGCGCGCGCCATTCGGGTGGGCGACACGCTGCAGGTGCTGCCGCCCGAGGGGGCGTTTACCGTCAAAAAAGCGCGCGCCATACACCGCGTGGGTTTCGCTGCCGGTTCGGGCATCACCCCCATTCTCTCGATCGCCGCCAGCACGCTGCAAGAGCAGCCCGAGTCCAAATTCACGCTGGTGTTTGGCAACCGGCGCATGGCCAGCGTGATGTTCAACGAGGCGCTGCAAGACCTCAAAGACACCTACCCGAGCCGCTTCACCATGATCCACATCCTGTCGCGCCAGGCGCAGGAGGTGGACTTGCTGCAAGGGCGCATCGACCAGGCCAAGGTTCAGGCCCTGATCGACACCCTGCTGCCGGCGCGCAGCATGGACGAAGTGTTCGTCTGCGGCCCCGAAGCCATGATCGAGGCCACCCAGGCGGCGCTGCAAGCCGCCGGGGTGCCAGCGCACCGCATCTACACCGAACGCTTCACCACCAGCGCCGCCGTGGCGGTGCGGGTGCAGGCCGACCGCGACGCCCAAGGGCTGCAACAAGATGCGGCCAAGGCGGCACTAGGGGTGCGCATGGAGCTGCTGCTCGATGGCAAGCGGCACGAGCTGGCGCTGGGCCGCGACGAGTCGGTGCTCGATGCGGCCCTCGAAGCCGGGCTGGACTTGCCCTACTCCTGCAAATCGGGGGTGTGCTGCACCTGCCGCGCCAAGGTGCTCGAAGGCCAGGTGGCGATGCAGCAAAACTTCGGGCTGCACGCCGATGAGGTGGCGCGTGGCTTTGTGCTCACCTGCCAGGCGCGGGCGCAGAGTGAGCGGCTGCGCCTGAGTTTCGATGAGCGCTGA
- the paaA gene encoding 1,2-phenylacetyl-CoA epoxidase subunit PaaA — MYTQALSIPDPAEQAAPALKVAESAERLQRFQERIDADGRIEPQDWMPEAYRRTLVRQISQHAHSEIVGMLPEGNWISRAPSLKRKAILIAKVQDEGGHGQYLYSAAETLGAERADLIDALHSGRAKYSSIFNYPTLNWADVGVIGWLVDGAAISNQIPLCRCSYGPYARAMIRICKEESFHQRQGYEALLVMMRGTPAQRHMVQDSVNRWWWKCLAMFGPPDADSLHSEQSMRWGIKRISNDELRQKFIDATVPQAQVLGITLPDPELKWNPERGHYDHGPIDWDEFWSTVNGKGPCNQQRLATRVKAHQNGQWLRDAALAHARKQQQRALKEAA; from the coding sequence ATGTACACCCAAGCCTTGAGCATCCCCGACCCAGCCGAGCAGGCCGCGCCTGCGCTCAAAGTGGCCGAATCGGCCGAGCGGCTGCAACGCTTCCAAGAGCGCATCGACGCCGACGGCCGGATCGAGCCGCAAGACTGGATGCCCGAAGCCTACCGGCGCACCCTGGTGCGCCAGATCAGCCAGCACGCGCACAGCGAGATCGTGGGCATGTTGCCCGAGGGCAACTGGATCAGCCGCGCTCCCAGCCTCAAGCGCAAAGCGATTTTGATCGCCAAGGTGCAAGACGAAGGCGGCCACGGCCAATACCTCTACAGCGCCGCCGAGACGCTGGGGGCCGAGCGCGCCGACCTGATCGACGCGCTGCACAGCGGGCGCGCCAAATACAGCTCGATCTTCAACTACCCGACGCTGAACTGGGCCGATGTGGGGGTGATCGGCTGGCTGGTCGATGGGGCCGCCATCTCGAACCAGATTCCGCTGTGCCGCTGCAGCTACGGGCCCTATGCGCGCGCCATGATCCGCATCTGCAAAGAGGAGAGCTTTCACCAGCGCCAAGGCTACGAAGCCCTGCTGGTGATGATGCGCGGCACCCCGGCGCAGCGCCACATGGTGCAGGACTCGGTCAACCGCTGGTGGTGGAAATGCCTGGCCATGTTTGGCCCGCCCGATGCCGACAGCCTGCACAGCGAGCAGAGCATGCGCTGGGGCATCAAGCGCATCAGCAACGACGAGCTGCGGCAAAAGTTCATCGACGCCACCGTGCCGCAAGCGCAGGTGCTGGGCATCACGCTGCCCGACCCCGAACTCAAATGGAACCCCGAGCGCGGCCACTACGACCACGGCCCGATCGACTGGGACGAATTCTGGAGCACGGTCAACGGCAAGGGGCCGTGCAACCAGCAGCGCCTCGCGACCCGCGTCAAGGCGCACCAAAACGGCCAGTGGCTGCGCGACGCCGCCCTGGCACACGCCCGCAAACAGCAACAACGTGCCCTGAAGGAGGCCGCATGA